One stretch of Novosphingobium pentaromativorans US6-1 DNA includes these proteins:
- a CDS encoding LysR family transcriptional regulator, producing MLYMHVMDITRLRHIVAVSDTLSFSRAAEQQNITQPALSRSIAAFEARHGLRLFDRSRGGVTLTPSGSFVVEQARAMIRASDEFSRNVKLYTEGAAGRVAFGLGPLLGSLLLPDLARRLLAHGPELEIITAVKSPDQLLADLFDNKLEMIIGNVWQVSEVHGVALEEIGSLDLVHVVRRDHPLTQLEKVTPEALAAYPVARPVRLTGDQTDAGTFVCDNFHVLREMVEATDCSWITTPSFVHAELASGSLQMIDVEGFSNLKSGICVITLAGRTRSPVSRMVSDLVRMAMDDLGAEETASLDRTGT from the coding sequence ATGCTCTATATGCATGTTATGGACATTACGCGTCTCCGGCACATCGTCGCCGTTTCCGATACGCTCAGCTTCTCCCGTGCGGCCGAGCAGCAGAACATTACCCAGCCGGCGCTGAGTCGCAGCATCGCGGCCTTCGAGGCACGTCACGGCCTGCGGCTGTTCGACCGCAGCAGGGGCGGTGTGACGCTAACGCCATCCGGCAGCTTCGTCGTCGAGCAGGCGCGGGCGATGATCCGCGCATCGGATGAGTTTTCCCGCAATGTGAAGCTTTATACGGAAGGGGCTGCAGGTCGGGTCGCCTTCGGTCTCGGCCCGCTGCTCGGCAGTCTGCTGCTGCCCGATCTCGCGCGGCGGCTGTTAGCTCATGGCCCCGAACTCGAAATCATAACCGCAGTCAAAAGCCCCGATCAGCTTCTGGCGGACCTTTTCGATAACAAGCTCGAAATGATCATCGGCAATGTCTGGCAGGTCAGCGAAGTTCACGGCGTGGCACTTGAGGAGATCGGTTCGCTCGATCTTGTGCATGTGGTGCGCCGCGATCATCCGCTGACGCAGTTGGAGAAGGTTACGCCCGAAGCGCTTGCCGCCTATCCAGTGGCCAGGCCCGTCAGGCTGACCGGCGATCAGACCGATGCCGGCACATTCGTATGCGACAATTTTCACGTTCTGCGCGAGATGGTCGAGGCGACCGACTGCAGCTGGATAACGACGCCCTCCTTCGTACATGCCGAACTGGCCTCAGGAAGCCTCCAGATGATCGATGTGGAAGGGTTCTCGAACCTGAAGAGCGGCATCTGCGTCATCACGCTGGCCGGCCGCACGCGCTCTCCGGTATCGCGAATGGTCAGCGATCTGGTGCGAATGGCTATGGACGATCTTGGCGCGGAAGAAACCGCTTCCCTTGATCGTACCGGTACCTAG